Proteins co-encoded in one Diaminobutyricimonas sp. LJ205 genomic window:
- a CDS encoding transcriptional regulator, translated as MEELDPVIHAAARLRITATLASIPPGDKMSFPRMQELLEMTAGNLSTHLRKLEDASYVEITKTHQGRTPVTYLALTTRGRRAFEDYTEALRTVLGAQK; from the coding sequence ATGGAAGAACTCGACCCGGTGATTCATGCCGCAGCCCGGCTGCGCATCACCGCTACACTCGCGTCCATCCCGCCTGGTGACAAGATGTCGTTTCCACGGATGCAGGAGTTGCTCGAGATGACCGCGGGCAACCTCTCCACCCACCTGCGCAAGCTCGAGGACGCGAGCTACGTGGAGATCACCAAGACCCATCAAGGCCGGACACCCGTTACCTACCTCGCCCTGACAACGCGCGGACGTCGCGCGTTTGAGGACTACACCGAAGCGTTACGAACCGTATTGGGAGCACAGAAATGA
- a CDS encoding helix-turn-helix transcriptional regulator: protein MDPFTVLGNPVRRRLVEILCSGSHTSGMLTAAVMTEFRISRSAVQRHLATLVRLDWVDIRPDRTERHYSLRVEVLDSLAAECGWLYYLWQRRIGWHERNAPQLWHTTPFDPDVYTQMWRNVQ, encoded by the coding sequence ATGGATCCCTTCACCGTGCTCGGGAACCCGGTTCGTCGCCGGCTGGTCGAGATTCTCTGCAGCGGGTCCCACACCTCGGGCATGCTCACGGCAGCCGTCATGACCGAGTTTCGCATCAGTCGGAGTGCGGTTCAGCGACACTTGGCCACACTCGTGCGTCTCGACTGGGTGGATATTCGACCGGACCGCACCGAACGTCACTACTCGCTTCGGGTGGAGGTGCTCGACTCGCTCGCGGCCGAGTGCGGCTGGCTCTATTACCTTTGGCAGCGGCGGATCGGATGGCATGAGCGGAACGCGCCGCAGCTCTGGCACACGACTCCCTTCGATCCGGACGTGTATACACAGATGTGGCGAAACGTGCAATAA
- a CDS encoding GntR family transcriptional regulator: MRASDKAYRTLREEIVGWQLRPGSVLGEVEQSTRLGVSRTPLREALSRLTADGLVAQQAGRGLVVTDVSQSTIRELFEVRRALEVQAARLAAVRGDADEFRALEAEFLAVPTLLESDDPDRHGYYDLVERFDDALDDAVGNPYLVGALRGLRTHLARVRRLAKDDVARLRSAASEHLLIVQAIVARDPELAEHATHVHLHHALQNALATTQSLQSA, from the coding sequence ATGCGCGCAAGCGACAAGGCCTACCGAACCCTGCGTGAGGAGATCGTCGGCTGGCAGCTCCGCCCGGGCAGCGTGCTCGGAGAGGTCGAGCAGTCCACCCGGCTGGGCGTCAGCCGCACCCCACTACGCGAAGCGCTGTCGCGTCTCACTGCCGATGGCCTGGTCGCCCAACAGGCCGGCCGCGGACTGGTGGTGACGGATGTCTCCCAGAGCACGATCCGTGAACTGTTCGAGGTTCGCCGCGCCCTCGAAGTGCAGGCCGCCCGACTGGCTGCCGTCCGTGGCGACGCTGACGAGTTCCGCGCCCTCGAAGCCGAGTTCCTCGCCGTGCCAACCCTGCTCGAAAGCGACGACCCCGACCGGCACGGGTACTACGACCTCGTCGAGCGCTTCGACGACGCACTCGACGACGCCGTTGGGAACCCATACCTGGTGGGCGCGCTGCGCGGGCTGCGCACACACCTCGCCCGGGTGCGCCGGCTCGCCAAGGATGATGTCGCGCGGCTGAGGTCCGCGGCATCCGAGCACCTGCTCATCGTCCAGGCGATCGTCGCCCGCGACCCGGAGCTGGCCGAGCACGCCACCCACGTCCACCTGCACCACGCCCTGCAGAATGCCCTCGCGACCACGCAGTCGCTCCAGTCCGCCTGA
- a CDS encoding MmgE/PrpD family protein: MKQHAVRTYRSEENLPREQQLAWKIAEVASEQLEPTAEVTDMVINRVIDNAAVATASLTRPPVVAAREQAERHAGVEPGSTVFGSQSRVSPEWAAWANGVAVRELDYHDTFLAAEYSHPGDNIPPILAVAQHTGRSGADLLRGIVTGYEIQVDLVKAISLHKHKIDHVAHLGPSAAAGIGTLLGLPTETIFQAVGQALHTTTATRQSRKGEISTWKAHAPAFAGKMAVEAVDRAMRGQTSPTPIYEGEDGVIAWLLDGPEGRYEVPLPDRGEARRAILDSYTKEHSAEYQAQAWIDLARKLGAQHPELRDPKNVTRVVLHTSHHTHYVIGSGANDPQKYDPSASRETLDHSIPYIFAVALQDGSWHHVDSYAPVRANRPDTVELWQKVTTVEDAEWTRRYHSNDITEKAFGGRVEIDLADGRRVVDEIAVADAHPLGARPFAREQYVQKFRGLAAGVLEQDEIERFLDVAQRLPELSAAELAGLTVNADLPRGTTKGIF, encoded by the coding sequence GTGAAGCAGCACGCAGTCCGCACCTACCGAAGCGAAGAGAACCTGCCGCGCGAGCAGCAGCTTGCCTGGAAGATCGCCGAGGTCGCCTCCGAGCAGCTCGAGCCGACCGCCGAGGTCACCGACATGGTGATCAACCGCGTGATCGACAACGCAGCCGTGGCCACCGCCTCGCTCACCCGGCCGCCGGTGGTGGCCGCCCGCGAGCAGGCCGAGCGGCATGCCGGGGTCGAGCCCGGGTCGACCGTGTTCGGCAGCCAGTCCCGGGTCAGCCCGGAGTGGGCTGCCTGGGCGAACGGGGTCGCGGTGCGCGAGCTGGACTACCACGACACCTTCCTGGCTGCGGAGTACTCGCACCCCGGCGACAACATCCCGCCGATCCTCGCGGTCGCGCAGCACACCGGCCGCAGCGGCGCCGACCTGCTGCGCGGCATCGTCACCGGCTACGAGATCCAGGTCGACCTGGTCAAGGCGATCAGCCTGCACAAGCACAAGATCGACCACGTCGCCCACCTCGGCCCGTCGGCCGCGGCCGGCATCGGCACCCTGCTCGGGCTGCCCACCGAGACGATCTTCCAGGCCGTCGGCCAGGCGTTGCACACCACGACCGCGACCCGTCAGTCGCGCAAGGGCGAGATCTCCACCTGGAAGGCGCACGCCCCCGCGTTCGCCGGCAAGATGGCGGTCGAAGCGGTCGACCGGGCAATGCGCGGCCAGACCAGCCCCACTCCGATCTACGAGGGCGAGGACGGTGTCATCGCCTGGCTGCTGGATGGCCCGGAGGGACGCTACGAGGTGCCGCTGCCCGATCGCGGTGAAGCCCGCCGGGCAATCCTCGACAGCTACACCAAGGAGCACTCCGCCGAGTACCAGGCGCAGGCCTGGATCGACCTTGCGCGCAAGTTGGGCGCGCAGCATCCGGAACTCCGCGACCCGAAGAACGTGACCCGGGTGGTGCTGCACACCAGCCACCACACCCACTACGTGATCGGCTCCGGGGCGAACGACCCGCAGAAGTACGACCCCAGCGCGAGCCGCGAGACCCTCGACCACTCGATCCCGTACATCTTCGCGGTCGCACTGCAGGACGGCAGCTGGCACCACGTCGACTCCTACGCGCCGGTCCGCGCGAACCGGCCGGACACCGTCGAGCTCTGGCAGAAGGTCACCACGGTTGAGGACGCTGAGTGGACGCGCCGCTACCACTCGAACGACATCACCGAGAAGGCGTTCGGCGGACGGGTGGAGATCGACCTCGCCGACGGCCGCCGCGTGGTCGATGAGATCGCAGTGGCGGACGCGCACCCGCTGGGTGCCCGACCGTTCGCCCGCGAGCAGTACGTGCAGAAGTTCCGCGGCCTGGCCGCCGGCGTGCTCGAGCAGGACGAGATCGAACGCTTCCTCGACGTCGCCCAGCGACTGCCCGAGCTGAGCGCCGCCGAGCTCGCCGGGTTGACCGTGAACGCCGACCTGCCGCGCGGCACCACGAAGGGGATTTTCTAA
- a CDS encoding VOC family protein: MPTNVFVNLPTTDLERSKAFFESLGWTINPNFTDENAASVQIDENIFLMVLTREFFQTFTDKPIADPRTTLQVETALSRDSREEVDALLEKVLAAGGTEHRDAQDYGFMYARDFEDPDGNLFSVLWMDPKAAEVGPEQWAAEQA, from the coding sequence ATGCCCACCAACGTGTTCGTCAACTTGCCCACCACCGATCTGGAGCGCTCGAAGGCCTTCTTCGAAAGCCTCGGCTGGACCATCAACCCGAACTTCACCGACGAGAACGCTGCCAGTGTCCAGATCGACGAGAACATCTTTCTGATGGTGCTCACCCGCGAGTTCTTCCAGACCTTCACCGACAAGCCGATCGCCGACCCGCGCACGACGCTGCAGGTGGAGACCGCGCTCAGCCGCGATTCGCGTGAGGAAGTCGACGCGCTCCTCGAGAAGGTGCTGGCTGCCGGAGGCACGGAGCACCGTGACGCACAGGACTACGGCTTCATGTACGCGCGTGACTTCGAGGACCCCGACGGCAACCTGTTCAGCGTGCTCTGGATGGACCCGAAGGCAGCCGAGGTCGGCCCCGAGCAGTGGGCGGCCGAGCAGGCCTAA
- a CDS encoding TetR/AcrR family transcriptional regulator — MAELPSPLSRQESQRKTREALIGAARAVFAQDGYHGANLELIAREAGFSKGAVYSNFDGKASLFLAVMDANMEAALAEGGWDVFEEPAEPDTGRFGSEEVVAAIKGFALATLEFIATAGRDEELAVELGKRMQGLIDAYEALAQESRPDDEELSANEVGALLTALDQGAALLTLSGSAAIDQRLLRVGMQRLLDPGRPATSEDGDTAGESAGRPALHDSVIQQRIVSAMKDRGSSEE; from the coding sequence ATGGCTGAGCTTCCTTCCCCTCTCTCGCGGCAGGAGAGCCAGCGGAAGACGCGGGAGGCGCTGATCGGCGCGGCGCGTGCCGTGTTCGCCCAGGACGGCTATCACGGCGCAAACCTTGAGCTCATCGCGCGCGAGGCTGGTTTTTCCAAGGGCGCCGTGTACTCCAACTTCGACGGCAAGGCGTCGCTGTTTCTCGCGGTCATGGACGCGAACATGGAAGCGGCGCTCGCCGAAGGTGGCTGGGATGTCTTCGAGGAACCCGCCGAGCCGGACACGGGACGCTTCGGCAGCGAGGAGGTCGTCGCAGCGATCAAGGGGTTCGCCCTCGCCACCCTCGAATTCATCGCCACTGCAGGCCGCGATGAGGAGCTTGCGGTCGAACTGGGCAAGCGGATGCAAGGGCTGATCGACGCCTACGAGGCACTCGCCCAAGAGTCGCGGCCCGACGACGAAGAACTGTCGGCGAATGAGGTGGGCGCCCTGCTCACGGCGTTGGATCAAGGCGCGGCCTTGCTCACGTTGAGCGGTAGTGCCGCAATCGACCAGCGACTGCTCCGCGTGGGGATGCAGCGTCTCCTCGACCCGGGCAGGCCTGCGACATCCGAAGACGGCGACACGGCTGGGGAGAGTGCTGGCCGACCAGCACTGCACGATTCGGTGATCCAGCAGCGGATCGTGTCCGCGATGAAGGATCGCGGCTCGTCGGAGGAGTAG
- a CDS encoding ABC transporter permease: protein MSDPTVAEPVSHERIELRPPGVGLWSSYRTLLRWQLAQIGSLLPLVIIIQALLAAGIIVGFGFLIPDINPATAMFLSTGAPTVLLLTIGLVIVPQGVSRARTDGTFNYMRSLPLARPMLFAADLTVWLIIALPSVAVAVLAGWLRYDLAFTFDWPVLVASALLITVMATSVGYAIAVSVQPMLAQLITQVLVFFVLLFSPITFGASQLPDWFQTVHDFLPLRPGADLLRAGLAADSFDASGRDLLVLTVWCVAGIAITLRALVRRH, encoded by the coding sequence ATGTCTGATCCCACCGTTGCTGAGCCTGTCAGCCACGAACGAATCGAGCTGCGACCACCCGGGGTCGGCTTGTGGTCCAGCTATCGCACCCTGCTGCGCTGGCAACTGGCCCAGATCGGCAGCCTGCTGCCATTGGTGATCATCATCCAGGCGCTGCTCGCCGCCGGAATCATCGTCGGATTCGGGTTCCTCATCCCGGACATCAACCCGGCGACGGCGATGTTCCTCTCCACCGGTGCACCCACCGTCCTGCTGCTCACCATCGGGCTGGTGATCGTGCCGCAGGGCGTCTCCCGCGCGCGAACCGACGGCACGTTCAATTACATGCGCTCGCTGCCGCTGGCCCGCCCGATGCTCTTCGCGGCGGACCTGACAGTGTGGCTGATCATCGCCCTCCCCAGCGTGGCGGTCGCGGTGCTGGCCGGATGGCTTCGGTACGACCTCGCCTTCACCTTCGACTGGCCGGTGCTCGTCGCCTCCGCCCTGCTGATCACGGTGATGGCGACCTCGGTCGGCTATGCGATCGCGGTCAGTGTGCAGCCGATGCTGGCGCAGCTGATCACCCAGGTGTTGGTGTTCTTCGTGCTCCTGTTCTCTCCGATCACGTTCGGGGCGAGTCAGCTTCCCGACTGGTTCCAGACGGTGCACGATTTCCTTCCGCTGCGCCCCGGCGCAGACTTGCTGCGCGCGGGGCTGGCGGCCGACAGCTTCGATGCCAGCGGACGTGACCTTCTGGTGCTGACCGTGTGGTGCGTCGCGGGAATCGCGATCACCCTGCGGGCGCTCGTTCGGCGCCACTAG
- a CDS encoding ABC transporter permease gives MTTLRLATVHARYSLLETVRVPIAVIGALVFPSLALLFFVVPQQVVAANPLFATQAVISMSVFAVMSNSLFNFGISISEDREKPWDPYLRTLPAPGLARVLGYVFSIGMLGVAAILPVIVIGGLFTAAEASVGRILLGLVALAVSALPFMLIGIAIGYALPSKAAIAVVQIVMFGFAFAGGLFLPPLMFAPWLDTLSTFFPSRQAREFVIWAVQGGELEPWIWLGLIAWTAALLVLVLVLFRRDEGRRYR, from the coding sequence ATGACCACCTTGCGCCTTGCCACCGTGCACGCGCGGTACTCCCTGCTCGAGACCGTGCGCGTGCCGATTGCCGTCATCGGAGCGCTGGTGTTCCCCTCGCTCGCCCTGCTGTTCTTCGTGGTGCCGCAGCAGGTCGTGGCCGCCAACCCGCTATTCGCCACCCAGGCGGTGATCTCGATGTCGGTCTTCGCGGTGATGTCGAACTCGCTGTTCAACTTCGGCATCTCGATTTCGGAAGACCGCGAGAAGCCGTGGGACCCATACCTGCGCACCCTGCCGGCGCCCGGGCTGGCGCGAGTACTCGGCTATGTGTTCTCGATCGGCATGCTCGGCGTTGCCGCCATTCTGCCGGTGATCGTCATCGGTGGCCTGTTCACCGCGGCCGAGGCATCCGTCGGTCGGATCCTGCTAGGACTGGTCGCGCTGGCCGTCTCCGCGCTGCCGTTCATGCTGATCGGGATCGCGATTGGTTACGCACTGCCCTCCAAGGCCGCGATCGCGGTGGTGCAGATCGTCATGTTCGGCTTCGCCTTCGCCGGTGGGCTGTTCCTGCCGCCACTGATGTTCGCGCCATGGCTGGACACGCTCTCGACGTTCTTCCCGTCGCGCCAGGCCAGGGAGTTCGTGATCTGGGCTGTGCAGGGCGGCGAGCTGGAACCGTGGATATGGCTCGGCCTGATCGCGTGGACCGCGGCGCTGCTGGTGCTGGTCCTGGTGCTCTTCCGTCGGGATGAGGGGCGCCGCTACCGCTAG
- a CDS encoding ABC transporter ATP-binding protein: MTALARLEHVTRRFGDVTALDDVSLEIEPGRIVGLLGPNGAGKTTLLSLLQGRRRPTAGSVELFGGSPSDYRVRAGLGSTPQETALPPTLRVREVIDFIGQHFENAVPTGELAAEFGLTDLLKRQTGSLSGGQKRRLSVALAFVGRPKLVLLDEPTTGLDVDARRALWDAVRAQHENGATVVITSHYLEEIEALAERVLVIGRGRVLADDSLDAVLGQVGTRMVRLATDVPDALGTLTGVVSVQAEDDGTHTLFSRDADATVTALVSAGIPFSGLAVRGATLEEAFLTLTAEPELELI, from the coding sequence ATGACCGCACTTGCCCGCCTCGAGCACGTGACCCGCCGTTTCGGCGACGTCACCGCGCTCGACGACGTCTCGCTCGAGATCGAGCCCGGCCGGATCGTCGGCCTGCTCGGACCGAACGGCGCCGGGAAGACGACGCTGCTGTCGCTGCTGCAGGGACGCCGACGTCCCACCGCCGGAAGCGTCGAGCTGTTCGGCGGCAGCCCGTCCGATTATCGGGTGCGCGCCGGCCTCGGCTCGACCCCGCAGGAGACCGCACTGCCGCCCACACTGCGGGTTCGTGAGGTCATCGATTTCATCGGCCAGCACTTCGAGAACGCGGTGCCGACCGGTGAGCTCGCCGCCGAGTTCGGGCTCACCGACCTGCTGAAGCGTCAGACCGGCTCGTTGTCCGGTGGCCAGAAGCGTCGGCTGAGCGTCGCCCTCGCGTTCGTCGGGCGACCGAAGCTCGTGCTGCTCGACGAGCCGACCACCGGCCTCGATGTGGACGCCCGCCGCGCCCTGTGGGATGCCGTCCGGGCTCAGCATGAGAACGGCGCGACCGTCGTGATCACCAGCCACTACCTCGAGGAGATCGAGGCACTCGCCGAACGCGTGCTCGTCATCGGCCGCGGCAGGGTGCTCGCCGACGACAGTCTGGACGCCGTGCTCGGCCAGGTGGGCACGCGCATGGTGCGGCTGGCGACGGATGTCCCGGACGCCCTCGGCACCCTGACCGGAGTCGTCTCGGTGCAAGCCGAGGACGACGGCACTCACACCCTCTTCAGTCGTGACGCCGACGCGACCGTCACCGCGCTCGTCAGCGCCGGCATCCCATTCAGCGGCCTGGCCGTGCGCGGGGCCACCCTCGAAGAGGCCTTCCTCACGCTCACCGCTGAGCCCGAACTGGAGTTGATCTGA
- a CDS encoding ABC transporter ATP-binding protein, whose translation MDHDVLHIAGLSRRFGTTVANNDISLRVRPGDVVGLLGHNGAGKTTLVSQIVGLLRPDSGSIRVNGIDAVANPAAARRQVAMQPQSQAPIDGLTPRTAIEIAGRIRGLSAQDARTAATRLAEELDIAQWLDQRALPEGGGLSGGIRRLTAFAMTVVAPTPLLVLDEPTNDIDASRRRLLWAAVRRRGDEGAGVLLVTHNVAEAERIVDDLVILNHGKVVASGSPARLRGTDDSDLRLEVQLPPDAIDPTADPSELPITALRRVRTGRRVLLTVPANQAAQAVTWATALREQGRVDGFSLGPTTLEDAYLSLTSRDSDGTAVDAAATVSVAAEPAPEEASHV comes from the coding sequence ATGGATCACGACGTCCTGCACATCGCGGGCCTCAGCCGCCGTTTCGGCACGACCGTCGCAAACAACGACATCTCCCTGCGCGTTCGCCCGGGTGATGTGGTCGGGCTGCTCGGACACAATGGGGCCGGCAAGACCACACTCGTCTCGCAGATCGTGGGGTTGCTCCGACCGGATTCGGGATCCATTCGAGTCAACGGCATCGATGCGGTCGCCAACCCGGCGGCAGCCCGGCGGCAGGTCGCGATGCAGCCGCAGTCCCAGGCCCCCATCGACGGCCTGACCCCGCGCACCGCGATCGAGATCGCCGGGCGGATCCGAGGACTGTCCGCTCAGGATGCGCGCACCGCCGCGACCCGGCTGGCCGAAGAACTGGACATCGCCCAGTGGCTCGACCAGCGGGCACTGCCCGAAGGCGGCGGCCTGTCCGGAGGCATCCGGCGCCTCACCGCCTTCGCAATGACGGTCGTCGCGCCGACTCCCCTGCTCGTGCTGGACGAACCGACGAATGACATCGACGCCTCCCGCCGGCGCCTGCTCTGGGCGGCGGTTCGCCGTCGGGGCGACGAAGGCGCCGGCGTGCTGCTCGTGACCCACAACGTCGCCGAGGCCGAAAGGATCGTCGACGACCTCGTGATCCTGAACCACGGCAAGGTGGTCGCGTCGGGCTCCCCTGCTCGCCTGCGGGGCACAGACGACAGCGACCTGCGACTCGAAGTGCAATTGCCGCCGGATGCCATAGACCCAACCGCAGACCCGAGTGAGTTACCCATCACCGCGTTGCGCCGGGTGCGCACCGGTCGACGGGTGCTGCTGACCGTGCCCGCGAACCAGGCCGCGCAGGCTGTCACCTGGGCGACCGCGCTGCGAGAGCAGGGGCGCGTCGACGGTTTCTCGTTGGGACCAACGACCCTCGAGGACGCCTACCTATCCCTCACGTCGCGCGACAGCGACGGCACCGCCGTCGACGCTGCCGCCACCGTTTCCGTCGCCGCAGAACCCGCCCCCGAGGAGGCCTCCCATGTCTGA